One Citrus sinensis cultivar Valencia sweet orange chromosome 5, DVS_A1.0, whole genome shotgun sequence genomic window, gatattattatattttcaataccaattaattattggTGATTTTTTAGGAAAGTTCTGTGTTTCATGCATCATCGGACCAAAACAAGAAGAGgctacaattaaattaattaatatacatcAACAAGTCTAGAACCCTTTTATCATCTAATATGTGTGCCACGAATGCTAACTGATTTAGGCCAGTTGGTTTGGGTTTAGTCTTGATGCAACCTAACaattatggccattattctcTCGGTTGATGTGTTTAATGAGTATCATGTCATTTACTAATTAATGGGTGaaataatgtaaatatataattaatttgaaacttataaaaaaatataattaatttataaatgacATATTTATGCCACATCATTTAAgataaatagaaacaaaattttgagatgtttattgttactcttattaattttataacatttttgttacatcaccacaagaaaataGAGTATTGGCTACAAATTCTATTGCAACAAAACTTACTTTATTGCTAAAATTCATATCttgcaacaaaaattagtcTTTATCGCTATAGCTAAACAGATTTTGTTCTTCTTAATGATGTGGAATAGGcaagaaaattagaatatatggcaacaaaatattttcttgtcCTACGCTATGTTTGGCAACAAAAGTGTTCTTGTTGCCTAACAAGCTTAATGAAGGCAAAATATGTTTCGTTGCTCAAGTTTTTCCACAACAAACACTTGAATCAGTTgcaacaaatgaaatattgcAAAAAGTTGTGATTAACgagaaaatttgttttgtgCTCTCAGAGTTTTTTGCAACGAGATTAATTTTGTTGCGCAAAggttaacaaaaatattaaattaataaatgaaaatataaagataatataaaaGCAAACATGACTTTGTGGGaggctttttaattttttatttccgcaccctttatttaataaaccgCGTGCTAACCGAAGTAAAGTTTCCATCtccaattttttcttaattaaaatattgctTCTAGAATATTTCCACTTTACTCTTCGCTTGTTTCTTTTGCCCTGCCATGGAGTCATTCTCTCTGCCCAAGCTTTAAGCCATTGAAGAGTTGTACTTGGAAGGCACCACTCAAGACAACGATTTcttcaagtaaatttagttttattttatatattggcCTGTTgagtttgattttgtttagtgggctttgctttaattatttattaagtgggtctttgtttcaatttttaatttgttaaattaaagttaatggaTTTTTCATGGGTTTTTCATGGTGAAGAACCTGAGTTTGTGGACAATAGTAAAATGAATGTAGGATCTATGCCCAGTAATAGGATCTTTCATGttataatttctttgacaaaattatagttatcttgatttatttttatgttgattattaataaactctaatgtatatttttaataattactagATGGGTCGTGGACATAGAGTTACCAAACGTGTAAGAGCAGAAATTGTTGTCGCATCTACAATTCCCCAATCTCAGCCTGTTATGCCCAGCCAAGAGTTTGTGCAAGGTGTTGTTACAACTCTAGAATTTGGTATTTAAAGAGTTTACTTGGTAGGTTTTGTTTGATCAACTATTAGTAAGTActtatgattattaatattcttcatctgtcatttttttaaattataaactgagatatcttttttttcctaaattcAGTCAAAGTTTGAGATTGATTTGAACTTACCACATGTTCGTCGATGTGTGAATAACATTATGGGTGGGAGATATCGCGATATGAGACATTGGATGTATGATCATTACTTGGATTATCCATCCTTTGAAGAGGCACTTAAGCATTCATATCCAGGCATATGTCCATATGATTGGGCTTGGCTTTGTCATAACATTTGCAATTCCGCAAGTTTCCAGGTCCAATGATATTCATATTATGAACTTTAAATTGTCCAACTAGTTGTCAATATGCTTGTATATGTATCTTATTTTCCactgttatatttttttaatgtagacTCAATCTACCAAAAACAAAGCTAATCGTGCTAAGCTCCCATATGTCCATTGTGGGGGATCAAGACCttttgttaattatcttgAGGATGACATGGTTGATGGTGAAATAGAATTATTTCGCATCACTCATTTCAGCAAGACAAAAGGTTGGGTGAATGAGGTGGCACACTTAAACCATGTAAGATGCTTTgttggaaacaaaatttttaattttattatttcttatcaCCTACATACTGTTGATGAAAGTTTACtcattgagtttttttttcttaatttttctttcatgctctaattaactttattatttgaaatatcaaataattagatttataaGTATAACAAcaagtttgttttttttttttttcaatttatgccttaatacaaattaattccaTGACCAATGGATTAAATTTcaactatttaattaataaaattatttttttcttccttcatTTACTAACAAAGCTTTATGTATAGGACCAAATGGTAGAGatacaacaacagcaacaaatAGATCCTCAAGAAGCAAAACCACTAACTCAAAGGGAAATATGCATTGAAGTACTTGGAAAGAAATCAGGCTATTTTCGAGGACTTGGCAACGGACCACGCCCAACTTCAAACCATGGTGTTGATACTTCTGAGGCTGACAGATTGCATGGTATTATATCTTCACAACAAAGTAGATTGGATTCACAAGATGTTGAGCTTCAAGAGCAAAAGAAGACTATTGATCAATTGGAGTCCAGATTGTCCCAATTTGAGGGTATGATGcagcaatttttttcttctcaaggATCCGCTTTTCGCTTTAC contains:
- the LOC102610042 gene encoding uncharacterized protein LOC102610042; this translates as MGGRYRDMRHWMYDHYLDYPSFEEALKHSYPGICPYDWAWLCHNICNSASFQTQSTKNKANRAKLPYVHCGGSRPFVNYLEDDMVDGEIELFRITHFSKTKGWVNEVAHLNHDQMVEIQQQQQIDPQEAKPLTQREICIEVLGKKSGYFRGLGNGPRPTSNHGVDTSEADRLHGIISSQQSRLDSQDVELQEQKKTIDQLESRLSQFEGMMQQFFSSQGSAFRFTDSATQ